A genomic window from Silene latifolia isolate original U9 population chromosome Y, ASM4854445v1, whole genome shotgun sequence includes:
- the LOC141632251 gene encoding uncharacterized protein LOC141632251 encodes MTNDTPPPPKTGLHPVFTVTNIQHKVRVLDGTKVTYASWVRLFKLHARGYKVLSHIDGTPAPAETDASYESWCEVDAHVLQWIYGTLSNDLLPRVLEDESTAGAAWVRVENIFNNNKGARAAALESEFNALRLGNMPSLEAYCQCLCEIVWMLKDVDAPVTERRLVIQLVRGLTSEYDTVASYINQTSPNFETAWSMLELELHRKSGSEESATALATPALPAAEPWTDPAPKAASNGPPRQPHPNSGYSDWENDFAE; translated from the coding sequence ATGACGAATGATACTCCTCCACCTCCCAAAACCGGTCTCCATCCGGTATTTACCGTCACCAATATCCAGCATAAAGTTCGTGTCCTCGATGGCACGAAGGTAACGTATGCGTCGTGGGTTCGCCTATTTAAACTCCACGCCCGCGGGTATAAGGTTTTGTCTCACATCGACGGAACCCCTGCCCCTGCCGAGACAGATGCCTCTTATGAGTCATGGTGTGAAGTCGACGCGCACGTGCTTCAGTGGATTTACGGTACCCTAAGCAATGACCTCCTCCCTCGTGTTCTTGAAGACGAATCAACGGCCGGTGCAGCTTGGGTCCGTGTTGAAAACATCTTCAACAACAATAAAGGGGCTCGCGCCGCCGCCCTCGAATCTGAGTTTAATGCTCTTCGTTTGGGTAATATGCCCTCGCTTGAGGCCTATTGTCAATGCCTTTGCGAGATAGTCTGGATGCTCAAGGATGTCGATGCCCCCGTTACTGAACGTCGCCTCGTAATTCAGTTGGTTCGTGGCTTGACCTCTGAGTACGACACGGTTGCATCGTACATTAATCAGACTTCCCCCAATTTCGAGACAGCATGGAGCATGCTTGAACTAGAACTCCACCGCAAATCTGGGTCTGAGGAATCTGCCACGGCCCTAGCCACACCTGCGCTACCTGCTGCTGAACCATGGACGGACCCTGCTCCAAAGGCTGCCTCCAACGGTCCCCCACGTCAGCCGCATCCTAATTCTG